A stretch of the Hippoglossus hippoglossus isolate fHipHip1 chromosome 1, fHipHip1.pri, whole genome shotgun sequence genome encodes the following:
- the LOC117767777 gene encoding long-chain fatty acid transport protein 1-like has product MHPISGAIVCLSVLGAVKLLSLPLFWGLPVGLVLCMASRGFCKFLHVALRTIKRDLMCLVVILRVRFSMKSNVRKRSTIPSLFAQIVTRYPDKPALIYEATGEVWSFRELQERCHAVAHWALAQGWAEGDVVALYMESQPLVVALWLGLAEVGVEAALINHNLRQRSLLHCVSVSGARALVFGMELTEAVSEVSSSLQPSMVLFSCGEQRQQQQQQQQQQEEEEEVKLRSLRVQNLDALLASSPKHPPNYTLRKEFNDRLFYIYTSGTTGMPKAAVVVHSRYFRIAAFGFHSFGMRHDDIIYNCLPLYHSAGTIMGVGQCLLFGLTVVIRRKFSATHFWDDCVKYNCTVTQYIGEICRYLLAQPVRPSEAHHRVRVAFGNGLRPSVWEEFVQRFRIRRVGEFYGATECNCSLINIDGKVGSCGFSSRILPDFYPIRLVRMHEDGKLHRDSQGLCVPCPPGEPGMLMGLINPADPLRRFDGYADQDSTNQKIVHNVFKMGDSAYISGDVLVMDEYGYMYFRDRSGDTFRWRGENVSTTEVEGVLSGLLGHSDVAVYGVSVPGVEGKAGMAAIAPAGGPFDIDAFTITVQKALPSYARPVFLRLMPSVDTTGTFKIQKMRLQREGYRPQESSEDMYFLNSRAGSYEPVTDELYSAIMEGEVCL; this is encoded by the exons ATGCACCCGATTAGTGGGGCCATAGTGTGCCTCAGTGTTTTGGGGGCAGTAAAGTTGCTGTCTCTCCCCTTGTTCTGGGGACTCCCGGTGGGGCTGGTGCTCTGTATGGCCTCGAGGGGCTTCTGTAAGTTCCTTCATGTGGCTCTACGCACCATCAAAAGAGACCTAAT GTGTCTGGTTGTCATACTGCGAGTGAGGTTTTCCATGAAGAGTAATGTGCGAAAAAGAAGTACTATCCCTTCCCTGTTTGCCCAGATAGTGACACGTTACCCCGACAAACCAGCCTTGATCTACGAGGCCACAGGAGAG GTCTGGAGTTTCAGGGAGCTACAGGAGCGATGCCATGCTGTGGCACACTGGGCGCTGGCACAAGGCTGGGCTGAGGGTGATGTGGTGGCCTTGTACATGGAGAGCCAGCCTCTAGTGGTGGCTCTGTGGCTGGGTCTCGCTGAGGTTGGCGTGGAGGCCGCACTCATCAACCACAACCTTCGACAGCGCTCGCTGCTGCACTGCGTCAGTGTGTCCGGTGCTCGGGCATTGGTGTTCGGGATGGAGCTGACGGAAG CTGTGTCAGAGGTGAGCAGCTCTCTGCAGCCCAGCATGGTTTTGTTCAGCTGTGgtgagcagcggcagcagcagcagcagcagcagcagcagcaggaggaggaagaggaggtgaagcttCGCAGCCTCCGTGTCCAGAACCTTGACGCCCTGCTGGCCAGTTCACCCAAACACCCGCCAAACTACACGCTCAGGAAGGAATTTAACG ACAGACTCTTTTACATCTACACTTCTGGTACAACAGGAATGCCAAAGGCAGCTGTGGTGGTGCACAGTCG GTACTTTCGCATCGCTGCCTTTGGTTTCCACTCCTTCGGCATGcgacatgatgacatcatataCAACTGCCTCCCCCTGTATCATTCTGCTG GAACAATCATGGGTGTAGGACAGTGTTTGCTCTTTGGTTTGACTGTTGTAATCAGGAGGAAGTTCTCGGCCACTCACTTCTGGGATGACTGTGTTAAATACAACTGCACT GTGACCCAGTACATAGGCGAGATCTGCCGTTACCTGTTGGCTCAGCCGGTCCGCCCATCTGAGGCGCATCATCGAGTCCGTGTTGCCTTTGGTAACGGCCTCCGTCCCTCTGTGTGGGAAGAGTTTGTCCAGAGATTCAGAATCCGAAGAGTTGGGGAATTTTATGGTGCCACCGAATGCAACTGCAGCCTGATCAACATAGATGGAAAG GTGGGGTCGTGTGGCTTCAGCAGCCGCATCCTGCCCGACTTCTACCCCATCAGACTGGTCAGGATGCACGAGGACGGGAAACTGCACAGGGATTCACAAGGACTCTGTGTACCTTGTCCTCCTG GTGAGCCAGGAATGCTAATGGGCCTCATCAACCCTGCTGATCCGCTCAGGAGATTCGATGGTTACGCCGATCAGGATTCCACCAATCAGAAAATAGTTCACAATGTCTTCAAGATGGGAGACTCTGCTTATATCTCAG GTGACGTGCTGGTGATGGACGAATATGGCTACATGTATTTCAGAGACCGCAGTGGCGACACGTTTCGATGGCGAGGGGAGAATGTGTCCACCACAGAGGTGGAGGGCGTCCTCAGTGGCCTGCTGGGACACTCTGATGTCGCTGTCTATGGAGTTTCTGTCCCAG GTGTGGAGGGAAAGGCTGGCATGGCAGCGATCGCTCCCGCAGGAGGCCCGTTTGACATTGACGCCTTCACGATCACTGTACAGAAAGCCCTGCCCTCCTACGCACGACCCGTGTTCCTTCGGCTCATGCCATCTGTTGACACAACAG GTACATTCAAAATTCAGAAGATGCGGCTACAGAGAGAGGGATACAGGCCCCAAGAGTCGAGTGAAGACATGTATTTTCTAAACAGTCGTGCCGGGAGTTATGAGCCTGTTACTGATGAACTGTACAGCGCCATCATGGAGGGAGAGGTGTGTCTATGA
- the LOC117761468 gene encoding CD97 antigen isoform X2, translating to MVYGGDVDECDEVQGQCGKDARCFNTNGSYYCQCLSGFKNTHGNVNFTGTSGECKDINECTDKVGICGSAGNCSNRIGSYNCTCQSGYVSPQNSTEKCREIITCEEAEINRDNICGEKGTCTNGDRSYLCQCQKGYTNYGNKRTPCSELKCDGFSADSGPTQSLGGLAKILSMMRNSCLALSNQSDGGEKADGEALLEKLFTATVAVLSPGRPDSAEDVSVLLGTVENSIMFIGPQLKNNYTKIETTETEVEIAVQWGSTRPTGTIHLTNENATLDTDWETASGTGTYPGFAMAALLSYKNLKISGNRSFEELKGHEKDGVAPSFQIFSRVVSVVVSNPSTQNLSRSVNITLRHLEDTEESPEVRYICAYWNEREAWSTDGCYQHHSNATHTVCTCEHLSSFAVLMALYPIEEPFGLLLVNNIALIISIVCLLLSILTFMFCRSIKGTRTTIHLHLCICLFLADLIFLAGISQTEPVGGCRFVAAMLHYLFLGVFTWMLLEGVQLYRMVVLVFNATIRPLYLFLAGYGLPLIIVIISAIIRPKGYGTDKFCWLSLEDGLIWSFLGPVCFIIVINVFFFIITVWKLAHKFTSLNPELSQLNKIKAFTVTAIAQMCILGLMWMFGTLLFQEGTIHSRTVSAYIFTILNSLQGALVFILHCLLSKQVREEYAHFLSCICTPQKKKYSDFSNTNPSSTQSQGSRSGQQTSESQI from the exons ATGGTGTACGGAGGAG ATGTTGATGAGTGTGACGAAGTCCAAGGACAATGTGGAAAAGACGCAAGGTGCTTCAACACCAATGGCAGTTACTACTGTCAGTGCTTATCAGGCTTCAAGAACACACATGGGAACGTTAACTTCACAGGGACGAGTGGAGAGTGCaaag ATATCAACGAGTGTACCGATAAAGTTGGAATCTGCGGCAGTGCAGGTAACTGTTCTAACCGGATTGGGAGCTACAATTGCACCTGCCAGTCTGGTTACGTCAGCCCCCAAAACAGCACGGAAAAGTGCAGAG AGATAATTACATGTGAGGAAGCTGAAATTAACAGAGACAACATCTGCGGAGAGAAAGGCACGTGTACGAACGGTGATCGGAGTTACTTGTGCCAGTGTCAAAAGGGATACACCAACTACGGCAACAAAAGGACGCCGTGTTCAG AGCTTAAATGTGATGGCTTCAGTGCTGATAGTGGACCTACACAG tCGCTCGGAGGCTTGGCAAAGATTTTGTCCATGATGAGAAACAGCTGTTTGGCTCTGTCCAATCAAAGTGATGGTGGAGAGAAGGCTGACGGAGAGGCGCTACTGGAG AAACTTTTCACAGCCACCGTGGCCGTCCTGTCCCCTGGTCGTCCAGACAGCGCTGAGGATGTGAGTGTGTTGCTTGGCACAGTGGAAAACTCCATCATGTTCATCGGTCCTCAGCTCAAAAACAACTACACCAAGATAGAAACCACCGAGACAG AGGTAGAGATTGCTGTTCAATGGGGAAGCACACGACCCACTGGAACGATCCATTTGACCAATGAGAACGCAACACTCGACACCGACTGGGAAACAGCATCTGGGACAGGAACATACCCTG GCTTTGCTATGGCTGCACTGCTGAGCTATAAGAACCTGAAGATCTCAGGGAACAGGTCTTTTGAGGAGCTCAAAGGACATGAAAAAGATGGCGTGGCTCCGTCCTTCCAGATCTTCTCTAGAGTTGTGTCTGTCGTGGTCTCTAATCCCTCCACTCAGAATCTGAGCCGCTCTGTCAACATCACACTCAGACATTTAGAG gACACAGAGGAGTCCCCTGAGGTGAGGTACATCTGTGCTTACTGGAATGAGAGAGAGGCCTGGTCCACAGATGGCTGCTATCAACATCACTCCAAcgccacacacactgtgtgtacatgtgaacaTCTGAGTAGCTTTGCTGTGCTCATGGCCCTGTACCCCATTGAG GAACCTTTTGGGCTCCTGTTGGTGAACAACATCGCGCTGATCATCTCCATCGTGTGTCTGTTGCTGAGCATCCTGACGTTCATGTTCTGCCGCTCGATCAAAGGGACCCGCACCACCATCCACCTGCACCTCTGTATCTGCCTCTTCCTGGCTGACCTCATCTTCCTGGCTGGCATTTCACAAACTGAGCCTGTG GGCGGCTGCAGGTTTGTTGCAGCGATGCTCCATTACCTCTTCTTGGGAGTCTTCACCTGGATGTTGCTGGAAGGCGTGCAGCTCTACCGAATGGTGGTCCTGGTGTTCAATGCCACCATCCGACCCCTGTACCTATTCCTCGCCGGTTACGGGTTGCCCCTCATTATCGTCATCATATCTGCCATCATTAGACCAAAAGGATACGGCACCGACAAATT ctgctggctgtCTCTAGAGGACGGCCTCATCTGGAGTTTCCTCGGCCCTGTGTgcttcatcatcgtcatcaatgtcttcttcttcatcatcactgtTTGGAAGCTCGCCCATAAGTTCACCAGCCTCAACCCAGAACTCTCCCAGCTAAACAAAATCAA aGCATTCACAGTGACAGCTATAGCCCAGATGTGTATACTGGGTCTCATGTGGATGTTTGGGACCTTACTGTTCCAAGAAGGCACCATACATTCCAGGACGGTGTCCGCTTATATCTTCACTATTCTGAacagcctgcagggggcgctggtcTTCATCTTGCATTGCCTGCTGTCCAAGCAG gtgagaGAGGAGTACGCACATTTCCTCTCCTGCATCTGcacaccacagaagaagaaatactCAGACTTCAGCAATACCAATCCCTCCAGTACTCAGTCACAA gGCTCTAGAAGTGGGCAGCAGACCAGTGAATCCCAAATATAA
- the LOC117761468 gene encoding CD97 antigen isoform X1, producing the protein MGVGNKELLILGLTCMLGKCFSHCGGWLQHQRAECVDVDECDEVQGQCGKDARCFNTNGSYYCQCLSGFKNTHGNVNFTGTSGECKDINECTDKVGICGSAGNCSNRIGSYNCTCQSGYVSPQNSTEKCREIITCEEAEINRDNICGEKGTCTNGDRSYLCQCQKGYTNYGNKRTPCSELKCDGFSADSGPTQSLGGLAKILSMMRNSCLALSNQSDGGEKADGEALLEKLFTATVAVLSPGRPDSAEDVSVLLGTVENSIMFIGPQLKNNYTKIETTETEVEIAVQWGSTRPTGTIHLTNENATLDTDWETASGTGTYPGFAMAALLSYKNLKISGNRSFEELKGHEKDGVAPSFQIFSRVVSVVVSNPSTQNLSRSVNITLRHLEDTEESPEVRYICAYWNEREAWSTDGCYQHHSNATHTVCTCEHLSSFAVLMALYPIEEPFGLLLVNNIALIISIVCLLLSILTFMFCRSIKGTRTTIHLHLCICLFLADLIFLAGISQTEPVGGCRFVAAMLHYLFLGVFTWMLLEGVQLYRMVVLVFNATIRPLYLFLAGYGLPLIIVIISAIIRPKGYGTDKFCWLSLEDGLIWSFLGPVCFIIVINVFFFIITVWKLAHKFTSLNPELSQLNKIKAFTVTAIAQMCILGLMWMFGTLLFQEGTIHSRTVSAYIFTILNSLQGALVFILHCLLSKQVREEYAHFLSCICTPQKKKYSDFSNTNPSSTQSQGSRSGQQTSESQI; encoded by the exons ATGGGGGTTGGGAATAAGGAGCTACTCATTCTCG GCTTGACGTGTATGCTGGGGAAATGTTTCTCTCACTGTGGGGGATGGTTACAACACCAAAGGGCGGAATGTGTTG ATGTTGATGAGTGTGACGAAGTCCAAGGACAATGTGGAAAAGACGCAAGGTGCTTCAACACCAATGGCAGTTACTACTGTCAGTGCTTATCAGGCTTCAAGAACACACATGGGAACGTTAACTTCACAGGGACGAGTGGAGAGTGCaaag ATATCAACGAGTGTACCGATAAAGTTGGAATCTGCGGCAGTGCAGGTAACTGTTCTAACCGGATTGGGAGCTACAATTGCACCTGCCAGTCTGGTTACGTCAGCCCCCAAAACAGCACGGAAAAGTGCAGAG AGATAATTACATGTGAGGAAGCTGAAATTAACAGAGACAACATCTGCGGAGAGAAAGGCACGTGTACGAACGGTGATCGGAGTTACTTGTGCCAGTGTCAAAAGGGATACACCAACTACGGCAACAAAAGGACGCCGTGTTCAG AGCTTAAATGTGATGGCTTCAGTGCTGATAGTGGACCTACACAG tCGCTCGGAGGCTTGGCAAAGATTTTGTCCATGATGAGAAACAGCTGTTTGGCTCTGTCCAATCAAAGTGATGGTGGAGAGAAGGCTGACGGAGAGGCGCTACTGGAG AAACTTTTCACAGCCACCGTGGCCGTCCTGTCCCCTGGTCGTCCAGACAGCGCTGAGGATGTGAGTGTGTTGCTTGGCACAGTGGAAAACTCCATCATGTTCATCGGTCCTCAGCTCAAAAACAACTACACCAAGATAGAAACCACCGAGACAG AGGTAGAGATTGCTGTTCAATGGGGAAGCACACGACCCACTGGAACGATCCATTTGACCAATGAGAACGCAACACTCGACACCGACTGGGAAACAGCATCTGGGACAGGAACATACCCTG GCTTTGCTATGGCTGCACTGCTGAGCTATAAGAACCTGAAGATCTCAGGGAACAGGTCTTTTGAGGAGCTCAAAGGACATGAAAAAGATGGCGTGGCTCCGTCCTTCCAGATCTTCTCTAGAGTTGTGTCTGTCGTGGTCTCTAATCCCTCCACTCAGAATCTGAGCCGCTCTGTCAACATCACACTCAGACATTTAGAG gACACAGAGGAGTCCCCTGAGGTGAGGTACATCTGTGCTTACTGGAATGAGAGAGAGGCCTGGTCCACAGATGGCTGCTATCAACATCACTCCAAcgccacacacactgtgtgtacatgtgaacaTCTGAGTAGCTTTGCTGTGCTCATGGCCCTGTACCCCATTGAG GAACCTTTTGGGCTCCTGTTGGTGAACAACATCGCGCTGATCATCTCCATCGTGTGTCTGTTGCTGAGCATCCTGACGTTCATGTTCTGCCGCTCGATCAAAGGGACCCGCACCACCATCCACCTGCACCTCTGTATCTGCCTCTTCCTGGCTGACCTCATCTTCCTGGCTGGCATTTCACAAACTGAGCCTGTG GGCGGCTGCAGGTTTGTTGCAGCGATGCTCCATTACCTCTTCTTGGGAGTCTTCACCTGGATGTTGCTGGAAGGCGTGCAGCTCTACCGAATGGTGGTCCTGGTGTTCAATGCCACCATCCGACCCCTGTACCTATTCCTCGCCGGTTACGGGTTGCCCCTCATTATCGTCATCATATCTGCCATCATTAGACCAAAAGGATACGGCACCGACAAATT ctgctggctgtCTCTAGAGGACGGCCTCATCTGGAGTTTCCTCGGCCCTGTGTgcttcatcatcgtcatcaatgtcttcttcttcatcatcactgtTTGGAAGCTCGCCCATAAGTTCACCAGCCTCAACCCAGAACTCTCCCAGCTAAACAAAATCAA aGCATTCACAGTGACAGCTATAGCCCAGATGTGTATACTGGGTCTCATGTGGATGTTTGGGACCTTACTGTTCCAAGAAGGCACCATACATTCCAGGACGGTGTCCGCTTATATCTTCACTATTCTGAacagcctgcagggggcgctggtcTTCATCTTGCATTGCCTGCTGTCCAAGCAG gtgagaGAGGAGTACGCACATTTCCTCTCCTGCATCTGcacaccacagaagaagaaatactCAGACTTCAGCAATACCAATCCCTCCAGTACTCAGTCACAA gGCTCTAGAAGTGGGCAGCAGACCAGTGAATCCCAAATATAA